The following are encoded together in the Geobacter sulfurreducens PCA genome:
- a CDS encoding AAA family ATPase gives MEQHHVRSLLKPSAYPDPTGSVELVQTHVSYIFLTDNFAYKVKKPVDFGFLNFSTPDRRRFYCEEEVRLNRRLCPDIYLGVAEVRDTPAGAAFVGEGQVIDHAVKMKRLPADRMLDRLLSAGLAGEPEIRAVARVVGTFHLEAEHSSEIDAFGDLATINANWVENFQQTRPYCGITLSAGDHDFIRGWVERFMAERVDLFAARVGDGRIRDGNGDIHMENICLGADGRVCIFDCIEFNNRFRYGDTAADIAFLLMDFDFVLRPDLGAAFLDEYTRITNDASVVEMIDFYKVYRAFVRGKVESMRLSDPQIPENEKQAAAARASRYFRLARGYAVRQGLPPTLFITCGLTGTGKSRLSRELSLDLGLEIASSDVVRKELAGLRSTERPDQDYGAGIYTDRFSLLTYGELERRARVALEGGRSIVVDATFRRRADRERFGALARDAGATFVILHAVCPEPTIRSRLNSRQKDRSEPSDGTWEVYLRQKDEFDPPSDQEGNLLCIDTSDTASAMVDKVLHGLELLPCGKS, from the coding sequence ATGGAACAACACCACGTTCGGTCACTGCTGAAGCCTTCCGCCTACCCGGATCCGACCGGCTCCGTGGAGTTGGTCCAGACCCACGTCTCCTACATCTTTCTCACCGACAACTTCGCCTACAAGGTAAAAAAACCCGTAGACTTCGGCTTCCTCAACTTTTCAACCCCGGATCGGCGCCGTTTCTACTGCGAAGAGGAGGTTCGCCTCAACCGCAGGCTCTGCCCTGACATCTATCTCGGCGTGGCAGAGGTGCGTGATACTCCGGCCGGAGCCGCGTTCGTCGGCGAAGGACAGGTCATCGATCACGCGGTCAAAATGAAGCGGCTGCCGGCGGACCGCATGCTCGACCGGCTGCTTTCGGCCGGCCTGGCCGGAGAGCCGGAGATCCGGGCTGTGGCGCGCGTTGTCGGCACCTTTCACCTGGAGGCGGAACACAGCTCTGAAATAGATGCGTTCGGCGACCTCGCCACTATCAATGCCAACTGGGTGGAGAACTTCCAGCAGACTCGCCCTTACTGCGGCATCACTCTGAGCGCGGGGGATCACGACTTCATCAGAGGATGGGTCGAACGATTCATGGCGGAGCGGGTCGACCTCTTTGCCGCGCGGGTCGGGGACGGCCGCATCCGCGACGGCAACGGCGATATTCACATGGAAAATATCTGCCTCGGCGCCGACGGCCGCGTCTGCATTTTCGACTGCATCGAGTTCAACAATCGGTTCCGCTACGGCGACACTGCGGCAGACATCGCCTTCCTGCTCATGGATTTCGACTTCGTCCTCCGACCTGATCTGGGAGCCGCTTTCCTGGACGAGTACACGCGGATCACCAACGATGCGAGCGTCGTTGAAATGATCGACTTCTACAAGGTGTATCGGGCCTTTGTCCGGGGTAAAGTGGAGAGCATGCGGCTCTCTGATCCGCAGATACCGGAAAACGAAAAACAGGCAGCCGCGGCACGGGCATCCCGGTACTTTCGCCTGGCACGGGGCTATGCGGTGAGGCAGGGACTTCCGCCAACCCTTTTCATTACCTGCGGACTAACCGGCACAGGAAAAAGCCGTCTGTCACGGGAGCTCTCCCTGGACCTGGGGCTGGAAATCGCCTCCTCCGATGTGGTAAGAAAGGAGCTTGCGGGACTACGCTCCACGGAGCGGCCGGACCAAGATTACGGCGCAGGGATTTATACGGACCGATTCTCGCTGCTGACATACGGGGAACTGGAACGCCGGGCGCGGGTAGCCCTGGAGGGCGGCCGCAGCATCGTTGTGGATGCCACCTTCCGCCGGCGCGCCGACCGGGAACGGTTCGGGGCTTTGGCACGGGACGCCGGCGCGACGTTCGTCATCCTGCATGCGGTCTGCCCCGAGCCGACAATCCGCAGCCGGCTCAACTCGCGACAGAAAGACAGGAGCGAGCCCTCGGACGGGACTTGGGAGGTCTACCTCCGGCAAAAAGACGAATTCGATCCCCCCTCGGACCAGGAGGGAAACCTCCTGTGCATCGACACGTCGGACACCGCGTCAGCCATGGTTGACAAGGTGCTCCACGGACTGGAGCTGCTGCCATGTGGAAAAAGCTGA